A window from Chaetodon trifascialis isolate fChaTrf1 chromosome 5, fChaTrf1.hap1, whole genome shotgun sequence encodes these proteins:
- the LOC139331018 gene encoding ADP/ATP translocase 3, with product MSETAISFAKDFLAGGIAAAISKTAVAPIERVKLLLQVQHASKQISVDKQYKGIVDCVVRIPKEQGFLSFWRGNLANVIRYFPTQALNFAFKDKYKKIFLDGVDKRKQFWRYFAGNLASGGAAGATSLCFVYPLDFARTRLAADVGKGGKEREFKGLGDCLVKIFKSDGLKGLYQGFSVSVQGIIIYRAAYFGVYDTAKGMLPDPKNTHIVVSWMIAQSVTAVAGLVSYPFDTVRRRMMMQSGRKGADIMYTGTIDCWRKIARDEGSKAFFKGAWSNVLRGMGGAFVLVLYDELKKVI from the exons ATGAGTGAGACAGCTATTTCCTTCGCCAAGGACTTCTTGGCTGGTGGGATTGCCGCTGCCATCTCCAAAACAGCTGTAGCCCCCATCGAGAGAGTCAAGCTTCTCCTCCAG GTGCAACATGCCAGCAAACAGATTTCAGTTGACAAGCAGTACAAGGGCATTGTGGACTGTGTGGTCCGAATCCCCAAAGAGCAGGGCTTCCTCTCGTTCTGGAGAGGGAACCTGGCCAACGTCATCCGATACTTCCCCACTCAGGCCCTCAACTTTGCTTTCAAGGACAAATACAAGAAGATTTTCCTTGACGGCGTGGACAAGCGCAAACAGTTCTGGAGATACTTTGCGGGTAACCTGGCGTCTGGCGGCGCCGCCGGAGCCACATCGCTCTGTTTCGTCTACCCCCTCGATTTCGCCAGAACACGTCTGGCTGCTGATGTCGGCAAAGGCGGAAAGGAGCGTGAGTTCAAAGGCCTGGGAGACTGTTTGGTGAAGATCTTCAAGTCTGATGGCCTCAAGGGTCTGTACCAGGGCTTCAGCGTCTCAGTGCAGGGCATCATCATCTACAGAGCTGCTTACTTTGGCGTCTATGACACAGCAAAGG GCATGCTTCCAGACcccaagaacacacacattgttgTCAGCTGGATGATTGCTCAGTCTGTGACCGCGGTCGCCGGTCTCGTGTCCTACCCCTTCGACACAGTCCGTCGTCGTATGATGATGCAGTCTGGGCGCAAAGGAG ctgacATCATGTACACCGGCACGATCGACTGCTGGAGGAAGATCGCGCGTGACGAGGGCTCCAAGGCCTTCTTCAAGGGAGCGTGGTCTAATGTGCTCAGAGGCATGGGTGGCGCCTTCGTACTTGTCTTGTATGATGAGCTTAAGAAAGTCATCTAA